A region from the Nocardioides exalbidus genome encodes:
- a CDS encoding ABC1 kinase family protein — MTELPRKAAARTARLAALPLGYAGRQALGLGKRLGGRSAESVANELQQRTAEQLFRTLGELKGGAMKFGQALSVLESALPEDLAAPYREHLTALQDSAPPMPTSTVREQLATHLGADWKDRLVWLDGAPTAAASIGQVHRGRWDDGSGAGERDVAVKVQYPGAGEALMSDLRQISRLARGVAPVFPGLDIKPLVAELQARAADELDYSLEAEAQAAYAEAFADHPQICVPDVVAVGEQVLVTEWMDSPYSLAHLIREGTREERDHYGEIFVRFLFEGPRRTGMLHADPHPGNFRVLPAPDGGLGRLGVLDFGAVARLEGGGMPPATGRLMRIALDNDDQSLVAGLRAEGFIKDRIEVDPQQVMTYLAPFVEPAAQERFTFTREWMREQFERVNDPRSEAFTLAMKLNLPTSYLLIHRTWIGAIGLLSQLDATAPFREILEESLPGFAD, encoded by the coding sequence ATGACCGAGCTGCCCCGCAAGGCCGCCGCGCGCACCGCGCGGCTCGCGGCGCTGCCCCTGGGCTACGCCGGTCGTCAGGCCCTCGGGCTCGGCAAGCGCCTGGGCGGCAGGTCCGCGGAGTCCGTGGCGAACGAGCTCCAGCAGCGCACGGCCGAGCAGCTCTTCCGCACGCTGGGCGAGCTCAAGGGCGGTGCGATGAAGTTCGGCCAGGCGCTCAGCGTGCTCGAGTCGGCGCTGCCCGAGGACCTCGCCGCGCCCTACCGCGAGCACCTCACCGCCCTCCAGGACTCCGCTCCCCCGATGCCCACCTCGACCGTCCGCGAGCAGCTGGCGACCCACCTCGGTGCCGACTGGAAGGACCGCCTCGTCTGGCTCGACGGTGCGCCGACGGCCGCCGCATCGATCGGCCAGGTCCACCGGGGCCGCTGGGACGACGGCTCCGGCGCCGGCGAGCGCGACGTCGCGGTCAAGGTGCAGTACCCCGGTGCCGGCGAGGCCCTCATGTCCGACCTGCGCCAGATCTCGCGCCTCGCCCGCGGGGTGGCCCCCGTCTTCCCCGGCCTCGACATCAAGCCGCTGGTCGCCGAGCTGCAGGCCCGGGCCGCCGACGAGCTCGACTACAGCCTCGAGGCGGAGGCGCAGGCGGCCTACGCCGAGGCCTTCGCCGACCACCCGCAGATCTGCGTGCCCGACGTCGTCGCCGTCGGCGAGCAGGTGCTCGTGACGGAGTGGATGGACTCGCCCTACTCGCTGGCCCACCTCATCCGCGAGGGCACCCGGGAGGAGCGCGACCACTACGGCGAGATCTTCGTGCGGTTCCTCTTCGAGGGACCCCGGCGCACCGGGATGCTCCACGCCGACCCGCACCCCGGCAACTTCCGCGTCCTGCCGGCACCCGACGGCGGCCTGGGCCGGCTCGGCGTCCTCGACTTCGGCGCCGTGGCCCGGCTCGAGGGCGGCGGGATGCCGCCCGCCACCGGCCGCCTGATGCGCATCGCGCTGGACAACGACGACCAGTCGCTCGTCGCCGGACTGCGCGCCGAGGGGTTCATCAAGGACCGCATCGAGGTCGACCCCCAGCAGGTCATGACCTACCTCGCCCCCTTCGTCGAGCCCGCCGCCCAGGAGCGCTTCACCTTCACCCGCGAGTGGATGCGCGAGCAGTTCGAGCGCGTCAACGACCCCCGCTCGGAGGCCTTCACCCTCGCCATGAAGCTCAACCTGCCGACGTCCTACCTGCTGATCCACCGCACGTGGATCGGCGCCATCGGCCTGCTCAGCCAGCTCGACGCCACCGCGCCCTTCCGGGAGATCCTCGAGGAGTCGCTGCCCGGCTTCGCCGACTGA
- a CDS encoding S8 family serine peptidase gives MNLKPLLACAASVLAASATFAVAGTAQAAPDASAPANLSSFLTQQLTGLTGRTTVMVHGSSIAAARQAVAATGMRKTGEFTGIGVVIANATRSQIQSVRTAPGVTYVEGGAQPITFAQETSNTATRGAEAASTLTGADGSALTGKGVSVAVIDSGVDPTHPYLKEADGSSAVVANLKALCEPLTETCSVQKLPNVVDTDTLSVGGHGTHVNGIVAGRPTTLSDGARLQGAAPGAKLVSISTGAAIVILGADSALNWVLENHAAPCGAGVPASTCPPIKVTNNSYGPTGGGAFDPESATVKLQRALAAEGVVTVWAAGNDGGDGSASLTNPPGQDPTGGILSVASYYDQDTGTRDGVVSEFSSRGLSTDASTWPDISAPGENITSSCRLYLVICATGLDPQNGPGVLDIGTFNTISGTSMAAPHVAGIVAQLFQARPSATPAEIEQALKVSAHKFTDGAAYQPGPLGTTSYDKGYGLVDVVAAVAALG, from the coding sequence GTGAACCTCAAGCCCCTGCTCGCCTGCGCGGCGAGCGTGCTCGCCGCCTCGGCGACCTTCGCCGTCGCCGGCACCGCCCAGGCCGCGCCCGACGCGAGTGCCCCGGCCAACCTCAGCTCCTTCCTGACCCAGCAGCTGACGGGCCTCACCGGCAGGACGACGGTGATGGTCCACGGCAGCTCGATCGCCGCCGCCCGCCAGGCCGTGGCCGCGACCGGGATGCGGAAGACCGGCGAGTTCACGGGCATCGGCGTCGTCATCGCCAATGCCACCAGGAGCCAGATCCAGTCCGTGCGCACCGCACCCGGGGTGACCTACGTCGAGGGTGGCGCGCAGCCGATCACGTTCGCGCAGGAGACCTCGAACACCGCGACCCGCGGCGCCGAGGCGGCCTCCACGCTGACGGGCGCCGACGGCTCCGCACTGACCGGCAAGGGCGTGAGCGTCGCCGTGATCGACTCCGGCGTCGACCCGACCCACCCCTACCTCAAGGAGGCCGACGGCTCGAGCGCGGTCGTGGCCAACCTCAAGGCGCTGTGCGAGCCGCTGACCGAGACCTGCTCGGTCCAGAAGCTGCCGAACGTCGTCGACACCGACACCCTGTCGGTCGGCGGCCACGGCACGCACGTCAACGGCATCGTCGCCGGTCGCCCGACCACGCTGAGCGACGGCGCCAGGCTCCAGGGCGCCGCTCCGGGCGCCAAGCTCGTCTCCATCTCGACCGGCGCCGCGATCGTGATCCTCGGCGCCGACTCGGCCCTCAACTGGGTCCTCGAGAACCACGCGGCACCGTGCGGGGCCGGCGTACCCGCCTCCACGTGCCCGCCGATCAAGGTCACCAACAACTCCTACGGCCCGACCGGCGGGGGTGCCTTCGACCCCGAGTCGGCCACCGTCAAGCTGCAGCGGGCGCTCGCGGCCGAGGGCGTCGTGACCGTGTGGGCCGCCGGCAACGACGGCGGTGACGGCTCCGCGAGCCTCACCAACCCGCCCGGCCAGGACCCGACCGGTGGCATCCTCTCGGTCGCGTCCTACTACGACCAGGACACCGGCACCCGGGACGGCGTGGTCTCCGAGTTCAGCTCGCGCGGCCTGTCCACCGACGCCTCGACCTGGCCGGACATCTCCGCGCCGGGCGAGAACATCACCTCGTCGTGCCGGCTCTACCTCGTCATCTGCGCCACCGGGCTCGACCCGCAGAACGGCCCCGGCGTCCTCGACATCGGCACCTTCAACACGATCAGCGGCACGTCGATGGCCGCCCCGCACGTCGCGGGCATCGTCGCCCAGCTGTTCCAGGCCCGACCGAGCGCGACCCCCGCCGAGATCGAGCAGGCGCTGAAGGTCTCGGCCCACAAGTTCACGGACGGGGCTGCCTACCAGCCCGGTCCCCTCGGCACCACGTCCTACGACAAGGGCTACGGCCTGGTCGACGTCGTGGCTGCGGTCGCCGCCCTGGGGTAG
- a CDS encoding DUF1905 domain-containing protein yields the protein MEIEFAGEVVEWRGPAPYFFVRLPLDAADLVEDVKAEVVYWGVVPVVAQIGDTEFETAMFPREETWFLPVKVAVRRAEEVELGDVVEVRMQVGRD from the coding sequence ATGGAGATCGAGTTCGCCGGGGAGGTCGTCGAGTGGCGCGGCCCCGCGCCGTACTTCTTCGTCCGGCTTCCGCTGGACGCCGCCGACCTCGTCGAGGACGTCAAGGCCGAGGTCGTCTACTGGGGCGTCGTGCCCGTCGTCGCGCAGATCGGCGACACCGAGTTCGAGACCGCGATGTTCCCGCGCGAGGAGACCTGGTTCCTGCCCGTGAAGGTGGCCGTGCGGAGGGCCGAGGAGGTCGAGCTCGGCGACGTCGTCGAGGTGCGGATGCAGGTCGGCCGCGACTGA
- a CDS encoding DUF6916 family protein, whose protein sequence is METHAPLVSTAATRRTVIAAGAATVVTVAAPDIAEAATAPKRARFEKLVGETFEATLGGRTLKLRLDAVEDGDYRPRGLKGKKLAKWRRKSYVLVFSTRATAEQGTWSLKTRRSHRFRLFLVPGMPAAKGKRTQVTATFNGWRG, encoded by the coding sequence GTGGAGACGCACGCACCGCTGGTTTCGACGGCGGCGACCCGGAGGACGGTGATCGCGGCCGGTGCCGCCACCGTCGTCACGGTCGCCGCACCTGACATCGCCGAGGCCGCCACGGCTCCGAAGCGCGCGCGTTTCGAGAAGCTCGTCGGCGAGACCTTCGAGGCGACCCTGGGCGGTCGCACGCTCAAGCTGCGCCTCGACGCCGTCGAGGACGGCGACTACCGGCCGCGCGGCTTGAAGGGCAAGAAGCTCGCCAAGTGGCGCCGGAAGTCCTACGTCCTGGTCTTCAGCACGCGCGCCACGGCCGAGCAGGGCACCTGGAGCCTCAAGACCCGGCGCTCGCACCGCTTCCGGCTCTTCCTGGTGCCGGGCATGCCGGCCGCCAAGGGCAAGCGCACTCAGGTCACTGCCACGTTCAACGGATGGAGGGGCTGA
- a CDS encoding phage tail protein, producing the protein MAEINLFPFNFCPKGWAWCNGQLLPIWQNTALFSLLGTTYGGDGKSTFALPNLNGNVAMHPNQGPGLSLHDLGETSGTESVTLLQSEIPVHAHQVNASTVVGTSANPVTAYPGTTELPVFHSATSANGPLQPAGGDQPHNNMQPYLTLYYAIALQGVFPPRW; encoded by the coding sequence GTGGCTGAGATCAACCTCTTCCCGTTCAACTTCTGCCCCAAGGGTTGGGCGTGGTGCAACGGGCAGCTCTTGCCGATCTGGCAGAACACCGCCCTCTTCTCGTTGCTCGGCACCACGTACGGCGGCGACGGCAAGAGCACGTTCGCGCTGCCCAACCTCAACGGCAACGTCGCGATGCACCCCAACCAGGGGCCTGGTCTCTCGCTGCACGACCTCGGTGAGACCAGCGGCACCGAGAGTGTGACCCTGCTGCAGTCCGAGATCCCGGTGCACGCCCACCAGGTCAACGCATCGACCGTGGTCGGCACGTCCGCCAACCCCGTCACGGCCTACCCGGGCACCACCGAGCTCCCTGTCTTCCACTCGGCGACCTCTGCCAACGGGCCACTGCAGCCGGCCGGTGGCGACCAGCCGCACAACAACATGCAGCCTTACCTGACCCTCTACTACGCGATCGCGCTCCAGGGCGTGTTCCCTCCGCGTTGGTGA
- a CDS encoding phage tail protein: MLEPFLGEIQWVSFNFPPKGWAFCNGQLLPINQNQALFSLLGTMYGGNGQTNFALPNLQGRVIVGAGSHVLGQTGGEEAHALTQAEMPRHSHGYAVSDHRGTTGDPGAPSGTAFASGETVYTAPSASNGTFHPATVGNVGGSQPHTNLQPYLTLNAIIALVGIFPSQN, translated from the coding sequence ATGCTCGAACCGTTCCTCGGTGAGATCCAGTGGGTCTCCTTCAACTTCCCACCCAAGGGCTGGGCCTTCTGCAACGGCCAGCTGCTCCCGATCAACCAGAACCAGGCGCTCTTCTCCCTGCTGGGCACGATGTACGGCGGCAACGGCCAGACCAACTTCGCGCTGCCCAACCTCCAGGGCCGCGTCATCGTCGGCGCGGGCAGCCACGTCCTCGGTCAGACGGGCGGCGAGGAGGCGCACGCGCTCACCCAGGCCGAGATGCCGCGCCACTCGCACGGCTACGCGGTGTCCGACCACCGCGGTACGACCGGTGACCCCGGTGCGCCGTCCGGCACGGCGTTCGCCAGTGGCGAGACCGTCTACACCGCACCGAGCGCCTCCAACGGCACCTTCCACCCGGCGACGGTCGGCAACGTCGGCGGCAGCCAGCCGCACACCAACCTGCAGCCCTACCTCACGCTCAACGCGATCATCGCCCTCGTGGGCATCTTCCCCTCGCAGAACTGA
- a CDS encoding phage tail protein: MGQPYVGELRMFAGNFPPMGWMFCEGQVLPISENQTLFTLIGTTYGGDGQSTFALPDLRGRLPMHAGTSQGGTTHTLAETGGVEEVTLTANQVPAHSHGLPVSSTAASSRSAVGGVPAATAAEAPWATAGPTEAMTTSTAAGGSQPHTNMQPYLCVNFIISLFGVFPPQS; this comes from the coding sequence ATGGGTCAGCCGTACGTCGGCGAGCTGCGGATGTTCGCGGGCAACTTCCCCCCGATGGGCTGGATGTTCTGCGAGGGTCAGGTGCTCCCCATCTCCGAGAACCAGACGCTCTTCACCCTCATCGGCACCACCTACGGGGGTGACGGGCAGTCGACCTTCGCGCTGCCCGACCTGCGCGGCCGGCTGCCCATGCACGCGGGCACCTCGCAGGGTGGCACCACCCACACGCTGGCCGAGACCGGTGGCGTCGAGGAGGTGACGCTCACTGCCAACCAGGTCCCTGCCCACTCGCACGGCCTCCCCGTGTCGTCCACGGCTGCCAGCAGCCGGTCGGCGGTGGGTGGCGTGCCTGCGGCGACGGCCGCCGAGGCGCCGTGGGCGACCGCGGGACCGACCGAGGCGATGACGACCTCCACGGCTGCCGGCGGTTCCCAGCCGCACACCAACATGCAGCCCTACCTCTGCGTGAACTTCATCATCTCGCTCTTCGGCGTCTTCCCGCCGCAGAGCTGA
- a CDS encoding Ig-like domain-containing protein, translating to MPLRHRLAGVTALTLAASLPALVQAPAHAGALGAGETVISGATTAVGVGESVAAGLHDGRTLVVWEGARNVASGNTQGVKREVYGRILDASGAATGPITLLASMGATDDATQDATDPAVATLPDGKVALVFAGDVLADTTGAPTPTDTTSWQVLGGILDPGALTKITPTALTAVAPTNPAYDQQHPDVTLDQGQLRVVWDGDTATTGDGTYGVWTTRVPFDLSGTPTITQVGTGTRPRVASVNLGGQRAAIIWEGAGPERRIQVARVTNGVVTTVPSIGASAPAGAAIEQLSPDIRGGSDYRVVWSSNSAGSGYQVFTALFGDNYVADAGTAVTSGAHDTWPTVAGDPAQGQDVISFARRTSTAGTGHYEVMSGRVSGTSLVDLAQVSTTDADMSYDNAESMRPALATYLTGAVQHVWSRVRSDAVPGVAIRRSAALVDLATTISVSPARPSPARAGVNAADTVTVTVGYGTTAASVGRVASRLTLAFPGFTQTGSTVTGPAVFSAGGWDVPAMNPGAGGTITLTGSLDAAAEGTVRTATATVAPVGLVVDDPATNDTATASTTVDYAPQVTGITRSGSTPTNASSVAWQVTFDQVVSGVLLDDFQLATTGGLSATLASVTCAGASSTTCTVTATLGSGAGDVALVVPAGATATDASNKSLATGNLPFTGPAYTVDRQPPSVTTTALGPDPTNASQIEFRLDFSEPVTQPQAAQLTITGGTFASVVRTNAGTGPTDSWTVRVTPSADGQVTLRPGAGTSSDAAGNPSTAGTTTASRTSDRTAPVMTLTGPTGPQRTAYDVTVSASETVTGLTLGDFTVTGGTADQLTGAGPWTVHVVPATEGPVVLRLPAGSVTDAAGNGNAIATSTTTYDATRPDVTVASAAGERTGDNPIVFTLTFTEPVTGLTAGELTVTNGTASLSGTGATRTVSVVPSADGPVSVAVPADVAVDGAGNTNTAGSAVSRTYDTTGPTPQITTSASSPTNAASFPVTITWPEAVTGFTAADVVVTRGTPSGFTAGPGNTWTLSVAPTGDGQVSVAVPAGVAQDLADNASLAGTTLTVDSDRTAPSVVLSSSAGDPVNDAITVDVTFSEPVSGLGLGAFTTDNAVASNLTGSGTSFSVTLTPEDEGTFGVSLAAGAAADAAGNATLAGTLLERTYDTTATADLAYTGPALVNAPITLTLTLSDDATISAGDFDTTNGTVTSVAGGPRVFDVVLAPTTDGSASVRLPAGTWTDDAGNANTASDTVAVTYDATSPTVSSLRAPATATTAYDVDVTFSEPVLSLSTALVAVTNGSASQVTGSGTDWSFRVTPSSDGDVTVSVGAGAATDAAGNPSVASGAVSTTYDTTVPVLTVSSPTGAVVTTSPVPVVIAASETVTGLDPADLVATNATVTNLVGGGNRWTADLVPASEGTVGLRVVAGATEDQAGIPSAASNTLTREFDSTRPTLALTSPVSGVTTASTIPVTATFSKAVLGFEESDLRVAGATLSGFTKVDARTWTFVLAATADGDVSVTVPELAAASAGGNLAFGASYAVRVDRTAPVLRVSGPSSVTEAGPVTFTVTAGEAVTGLDGDDLSVSGSARSSAVTLTPVAGTTWQATVTGMTAAGDVTLAIRGGAVTDAAGNTSAAASGTAAWRPAGRLTSLRLLQRPGNREANRVALPLEVVGSDVTFTATSSNERVLPASAISVTGSGTVRQLTLAGRAEATGASTVVVTATAGSATRTVRLRFVVDGDGDERLVGSRGIDVMLARHGDDVLLGKGGDDHLYGGFGDDRLVGGAGDDVLVGGPGADALVGGKGADLFVAWGKDDVVDPSKKQGDRVLRPSRAERRLLGP from the coding sequence GTGCCTCTCCGCCACCGCCTCGCCGGGGTCACCGCACTGACCCTGGCCGCCTCGCTGCCCGCCCTCGTCCAGGCGCCCGCCCACGCCGGCGCGCTCGGCGCGGGCGAGACCGTCATCTCCGGCGCGACGACAGCTGTCGGCGTGGGCGAGTCCGTCGCGGCCGGGCTGCACGACGGCCGCACCCTCGTGGTCTGGGAGGGCGCGCGCAACGTCGCCAGCGGCAACACGCAAGGAGTGAAGCGCGAGGTCTACGGCCGCATCCTCGACGCCTCGGGCGCGGCCACCGGCCCGATCACCCTCCTCGCCTCGATGGGCGCCACGGACGACGCGACGCAGGACGCGACCGACCCGGCCGTCGCCACGCTGCCCGACGGCAAGGTGGCGCTGGTCTTCGCCGGCGACGTGCTCGCCGACACCACCGGGGCTCCGACGCCGACCGACACCACGAGCTGGCAGGTGCTCGGCGGCATCCTCGACCCCGGTGCTCTCACCAAGATCACGCCGACCGCGCTGACAGCGGTCGCGCCCACCAACCCGGCGTACGACCAGCAGCACCCCGACGTCACCCTCGACCAGGGCCAGCTCCGCGTCGTCTGGGACGGCGACACGGCCACGACCGGCGACGGCACCTACGGCGTCTGGACCACGCGAGTCCCGTTCGACCTGTCCGGCACCCCGACCATCACGCAGGTCGGCACCGGCACCCGGCCGCGGGTCGCGTCGGTGAACCTCGGCGGCCAGCGCGCGGCGATCATCTGGGAGGGCGCAGGCCCGGAGCGTCGCATCCAGGTGGCGCGCGTGACCAACGGTGTCGTCACGACAGTGCCGTCGATCGGCGCCTCGGCCCCGGCCGGCGCGGCGATCGAGCAGCTCTCACCGGACATCCGCGGTGGCAGTGACTACCGGGTCGTGTGGTCGTCCAACAGCGCGGGCAGCGGCTACCAGGTCTTCACCGCGCTCTTCGGCGACAACTACGTCGCCGACGCCGGCACGGCCGTCACCTCCGGCGCCCACGACACGTGGCCGACCGTCGCAGGTGACCCGGCCCAGGGCCAGGACGTCATCAGCTTCGCGCGGCGTACGTCGACCGCCGGCACCGGCCACTACGAGGTGATGTCCGGCCGCGTGTCGGGCACCTCCCTGGTCGATCTCGCCCAGGTCAGCACGACCGACGCGGACATGTCCTACGACAACGCCGAGTCGATGCGCCCGGCCCTCGCCACCTACCTCACCGGTGCGGTCCAGCACGTCTGGTCGCGGGTGCGCTCCGACGCTGTCCCCGGAGTGGCGATCCGCCGCTCGGCCGCGCTCGTCGACCTCGCCACGACCATCTCGGTCTCGCCGGCCAGGCCGAGCCCCGCCCGCGCCGGCGTCAACGCCGCGGACACCGTCACCGTGACCGTCGGCTACGGCACGACGGCCGCCTCGGTGGGCAGGGTCGCGAGCCGGCTCACCCTGGCGTTCCCGGGCTTCACCCAGACCGGCAGCACCGTCACCGGGCCCGCGGTGTTCTCCGCGGGCGGCTGGGACGTCCCGGCGATGAACCCGGGCGCCGGCGGCACGATCACGCTGACCGGGTCCCTGGACGCGGCCGCCGAGGGCACGGTCCGCACCGCCACGGCCACGGTCGCTCCCGTCGGGCTCGTCGTCGACGACCCGGCGACCAACGACACCGCGACCGCCAGCACCACCGTCGACTACGCGCCGCAGGTCACCGGCATCACCCGGTCGGGGAGCACGCCGACCAACGCGTCCAGCGTGGCCTGGCAGGTCACCTTCGACCAGGTCGTCTCGGGCGTGCTGCTCGACGACTTCCAGCTCGCCACGACCGGCGGGCTCTCCGCCACGCTCGCCTCGGTCACCTGCGCCGGCGCCTCGTCGACCACCTGCACCGTGACCGCCACCCTCGGCTCCGGCGCGGGCGACGTGGCGCTCGTCGTGCCTGCCGGCGCAACGGCCACCGATGCCAGCAACAAGTCGCTGGCGACGGGCAACCTGCCCTTCACCGGCCCGGCCTACACGGTCGACCGCCAGCCCCCGTCGGTCACCACGACCGCCCTCGGGCCCGACCCGACCAACGCCTCGCAGATCGAGTTCCGCCTCGACTTCTCCGAGCCCGTCACGCAGCCGCAGGCCGCGCAGCTGACGATCACCGGCGGCACGTTCGCCAGCGTCGTCCGCACCAACGCCGGCACCGGGCCCACCGACTCGTGGACCGTCCGGGTCACGCCGAGCGCCGACGGCCAGGTCACGCTCCGTCCCGGCGCGGGGACCTCGTCCGACGCCGCCGGCAACCCCAGCACGGCCGGGACGACCACCGCCTCGCGCACGTCCGACCGCACGGCCCCCGTCATGACCCTCACCGGGCCCACCGGCCCGCAGCGGACGGCGTACGACGTCACGGTGAGCGCGAGCGAGACCGTCACCGGCCTCACCCTCGGCGACTTCACCGTCACCGGTGGCACCGCCGACCAGCTCACCGGTGCCGGTCCGTGGACGGTCCACGTCGTGCCTGCCACCGAGGGGCCGGTCGTCCTGCGGCTGCCCGCCGGATCCGTGACCGACGCCGCCGGCAACGGCAACGCGATCGCCACCAGCACCACGACCTACGACGCCACCCGCCCGGACGTGACGGTCGCGTCGGCCGCGGGCGAGCGGACCGGCGACAACCCGATCGTCTTCACGCTGACGTTCACCGAGCCGGTGACGGGCCTGACGGCCGGCGAGCTGACCGTCACCAACGGCACGGCGAGCCTGTCGGGCACGGGCGCGACCCGCACCGTCAGCGTGGTTCCGTCCGCCGACGGTCCGGTGTCGGTCGCCGTCCCCGCCGACGTCGCCGTCGACGGCGCCGGCAACACCAACACGGCGGGCTCCGCCGTGTCCCGGACGTACGACACCACCGGTCCGACGCCACAGATCACGACGAGCGCCTCGTCCCCGACCAACGCGGCGTCCTTCCCGGTCACGATCACCTGGCCGGAGGCGGTCACCGGCTTCACGGCCGCCGACGTGGTGGTCACCCGCGGCACGCCGTCGGGCTTCACCGCGGGCCCGGGCAACACCTGGACCCTCTCCGTCGCCCCCACCGGCGACGGGCAGGTCAGCGTCGCCGTCCCGGCCGGTGTCGCGCAGGACCTCGCCGACAACGCGTCCCTCGCCGGCACGACGCTGACCGTCGACAGCGACCGCACCGCACCGAGCGTCGTGCTGAGCAGCTCGGCGGGAGACCCGGTCAACGACGCCATCACCGTCGACGTGACCTTCTCCGAGCCGGTCTCGGGGCTCGGACTCGGCGCCTTCACGACCGACAACGCGGTGGCCAGCAACCTGACCGGCAGCGGCACGTCCTTCTCCGTCACCCTGACGCCCGAGGACGAGGGCACCTTCGGCGTCAGCCTGGCCGCCGGCGCGGCCGCCGACGCGGCCGGCAACGCGACCCTGGCCGGCACGCTGCTCGAGCGGACCTACGACACCACGGCGACGGCCGACCTCGCCTACACCGGCCCAGCGCTGGTCAACGCTCCGATCACGCTGACCCTCACCCTGAGCGACGACGCCACCATCAGTGCCGGCGACTTCGACACCACCAACGGCACCGTGACCTCCGTGGCCGGCGGCCCCCGCGTCTTCGACGTGGTCCTCGCCCCGACGACCGACGGCTCGGCCTCCGTCCGGCTGCCCGCCGGCACCTGGACCGACGACGCGGGCAACGCGAACACCGCGTCGGACACGGTCGCCGTCACCTACGACGCGACCTCGCCGACGGTGTCCTCGCTCCGGGCACCTGCGACGGCCACGACGGCGTACGACGTCGACGTGACGTTCTCCGAGCCGGTCCTCTCGCTCTCCACGGCCCTCGTCGCGGTGACCAACGGGTCCGCCTCGCAGGTCACCGGGTCGGGCACCGACTGGTCGTTCCGGGTCACCCCGTCCTCCGACGGTGACGTCACCGTGTCCGTGGGTGCCGGCGCCGCGACCGACGCCGCTGGCAACCCGAGCGTCGCCAGCGGTGCGGTGTCGACGACGTACGACACGACCGTCCCGGTCCTGACCGTCTCCTCGCCGACCGGTGCGGTCGTCACCACCTCGCCGGTCCCGGTCGTGATCGCCGCGTCCGAGACCGTGACCGGCCTGGACCCCGCCGACCTCGTGGCGACCAATGCGACGGTCACCAACCTGGTCGGCGGCGGCAACCGCTGGACCGCCGACCTGGTCCCGGCCAGCGAGGGCACGGTGGGCCTGCGCGTGGTCGCGGGCGCCACCGAGGACCAGGCCGGCATCCCGTCGGCCGCGAGCAACACCCTCACCCGTGAGTTCGACTCGACGCGCCCGACGCTCGCGCTGACCTCGCCGGTCTCCGGCGTCACGACGGCCTCGACGATCCCGGTCACGGCGACCTTCAGCAAGGCCGTGCTGGGCTTCGAGGAGTCCGACCTCCGCGTCGCCGGTGCGACGCTGTCGGGCTTCACGAAGGTCGACGCCCGCACGTGGACTTTCGTCCTGGCCGCGACCGCTGACGGCGACGTCTCCGTGACGGTCCCCGAGCTGGCGGCGGCCTCGGCAGGCGGCAACCTCGCCTTCGGGGCGTCGTACGCCGTCCGCGTAGACCGCACCGCGCCGGTGCTGCGGGTCAGCGGTCCGTCGTCGGTCACCGAGGCCGGACCAGTCACCTTCACGGTGACCGCCGGCGAGGCCGTCACCGGGCTGGACGGCGACGACCTGTCGGTCTCCGGGTCCGCGCGGTCGAGCGCCGTCACGCTCACCCCGGTCGCCGGCACCACCTGGCAGGCGACGGTCACCGGCATGACCGCAGCGGGCGACGTCACCCTCGCGATCCGCGGAGGCGCCGTCACCGACGCAGCCGGCAACACCTCCGCCGCCGCTTCCGGCACGGCGGCGTGGCGCCCTGCCGGCAGGCTCACGTCGCTCCGGCTGCTCCAGCGCCCCGGCAACCGCGAGGCGAACCGTGTCGCGCTCCCGCTAGAAGTCGTCGGCAGCGACGTCACCTTCACGGCGACGTCGTCGAACGAGAGGGTCCTCCCGGCCTCGGCGATCAGCGTCACCGGCTCGGGCACGGTCCGCCAGCTCACCCTGGCCGGACGGGCCGAGGCCACCGGGGCGAGCACCGTCGTCGTCACGGCGACGGCCGGGTCGGCGACCCGGACCGTCAGGCTGCGGTTCGTGGTCGACGGTGACGGCGACGAGCGACTCGTCGGCAGCCGGGGCATCGACGTGATGCTCGCCCGCCACGGTGACGACGTGCTGCTCGGCAAGGGCGGCGACGACCACCTCTACGGCGGGTTCGGCGACGACCGGCTCGTCGGCGGCGCGGGCGACGACGTGCTCGTCGGCGGCCCCGGCGCGGACGCGCTGGTCGGCGGGAAGGGTGCGGACCTGTTCGTCGCGTGGGGCAAGGACGACGTCGTCGACCCTTCGAAGAAGCAGGGCGACCGGGTGCTGCGCCCGTCGCGGGCCGAGCGTCGCCTGCTCGGTCCCTGA